The DNA region AAACAAAACAAGAGGGGTCCTCTCATCTTTTgtaattttcctttcaataaatttctttaaccccaaaaaaataaaaagtataactTCTCAGTTCTGAGTCTATATAGATCAATGTTGTTCACACAGATTCTGATTCTTCTTCAAACTATTAGCTGATCATATAGTTTCTTCTATTGATTGGGAAatcctttttcattttaaaatatgttaaggAACATAGTTGGGGGCAAAGCTGCAATAAATGTTTTTTGACATAAAGCAAAAGGGATGTTAGGTTCAGCTGATAATTAGCGATCCTTTAAGTTTTGCTGCATTTGAATATGAGACCGTGTGGTTCATTTGTAGAGGTAGCTTTAATATCTCTCTCACTTGTTCTCTTTTGTTGGAAGGCTGATAATATAACACCTTATTAGGGAAGGATGGAGTATATTCATGAAGTTCAGTGTAAACATGGCCTAAATTTATCTTCACTGTAGCCTCTGCGAGGTTAACAATAGCGGTTGGCAGAAGACGGAAATTCTGCCATGTAAACATGTCATTGTGGCCTATGGTGCTGCCATAGTTGACCCTCCTTCCCAAATTGCTTATGGCAGAGGGGTCGAAAAATGCCACCTTATAGCATTATGGTGGCACTATAATGGTTATTGAATAATAACATTGGGCCAATGCTGTATGTTCAAGTCAAAGTGGGCAAATGGatgtaataatgtaaaaatactcgtgtcttaatttttcaatatcTTAAATATCATAATATTTGATTGCATTATCATATGCCTGTGAGTGCTTGTTTTGAGGCATCGGAGTTGGTAGCAAGCTGTGGAATGTTAAATTATCATAAGTGGGAATCTTTGTGTCATAGCTACTTATATGAAATCTTGGTTTTATGAGTTTCTCTAACCTGGTAAATTTTATCTCATGTTAATCACATGGACTGAAAAGTTCTCTATCTTGTTGGGCACACTTGAAGATTTCTCAATTTACTGTATTATTGATTGTGGAATCTTTTATTACTTGTTTTGTTTATGCTATCCATCAATGCCAAATCTATTAAATAGAActtcattaattatttcttcTATAAAACGAGTAAATGTCCATACCTTGGTTCTCatattgtttttcattctttttcctcTTATTTCAGGCTAATGGCATCTTCAGACTCATGGATGAAGGAATATAATGAAGCTGTGAAACTTGCTGATGATATCAATGGCATGATTTCTGAACGTAGTTCGTTTCCTGCATCTGGACCAGAAACCCAGCGACATGCATCTGCTATAAGAAGGAAGATCACGATATTAGGGACCAGACTTGATAGCTTGCAATCTCTGTTGTCAAAGGTCCCTGCAAAGTGAGTGTTCAGTTCTTTCCTATGCTGATTAAGAAAAGTTCATGCTATTACCGCAGAGCATAGAGGACCTGGAATACTATGGCTTTTAGTCATCTATTCTTTTCGTTTTGAAATAAATGTCTTGAAACCTCCTAATCTGGACTATCTCTTTCATATGAAGTTGCATGATTCTTATTTTAAGTGTTTCTTTGTCAATGATGCACAGAACTGAGAAGGAGATGAATCGTCGAAAGGACATGCTTGCAAATTTGAGGACAAAAGTTAACCAAATGGCTTCAACATTGAACATGTCTAACTTTGCAAATAGGGATAGTTTGCTAGGGCCAGAAATAAAATCAGATGCAATGAGCAGAACTGTTGGCCTGGACAACAGTGGACTAGTTGGTCTTCAACGGCAAATTATGAAAGGTCTTTAATCTGAattgtttgaaattgaaaaatattacctGTAGTCTGCTGTTTGGATCTAAATTTGGAAATGTGCTATTCAAGCAGAGCAAGACGATGGCCTTGAGAAATTGGAGGAGACTGTAATCAGTACTAAACATATTGCATTGGCTGTGAATGAAGAGCTGAATCTACATACCAGACTCATTGTATGTCCCCCCCACATGTTAATTTTCTTTGCTACTTTTACTGTCCATTTTATTCTCTCATTTCTGAAATTTAATCATTTCTCTTCTTTTGTTAGGATGACTTGGACCAACATGTAGATGTTACAGATTCTCGGCTGAGGGTAACACTCTTACCATAACTTCCTTAGTTCCTTATTGGGATCATATCTCTTGTTTTCAAACATAAGTTAAATTTTATGAGATGGAGGAGTTTACAATATGCTCAATCTGGTGAAATCATGCGATATCCTCttgaatttaatattcttaACCTTTTCAGTTATTAAATTCCTTAATTCTgatattaattaagatttttgagACTGAACCAATGTAACCTCTAAAAAATGTACATAAATTCTTTGGTTAGTCTTTGTTGTGGCACAGTTTACAGATAAAAATATACTCCATTATTATATGCTTAGTCAAATATGGACCTGTGGGGATTTCTGCTCATaatatttcattcatttttatcaGGAGATAATGTGTTTTATATAACAATAGTAAATTTACTGCAAATGTATACATTTCCTTTGTTTAGGGTAATTTATGTTTgacatataaagaaaaattatatgaaaataaatgaatgatATTTGTATTGTGAATGCCCTTGCAAGAGGTATACCTATTTctggtgtattttttttcttaaagcaAGATGTTAATTTTTCCCCTTGTTTAACTCTTGAATTGAGATATTGTAGAAGTAGCTTGCAACTTACCTTTTGTGTTTCTGATGTGAAAACAGAGAGTGCAGAAGAACTTGGCAGTGTTAAACAAACGTACCAAGGGTGGTTGCTCCTGCTTGTGCATGCTTTTATCAGTGATTGGTATAGTGGGTTTGGTGGTTGTCATATGGCTGTTGGTCAAATatttgtaaagataaaaatacccAACTCGTGaagtttctctttttttcatgtttctGAATGTGCATTGAAACATGATAAcgtgtttctttgttttttcttggtGCTTTGGCAGTGGCATGGAATTTATTAAGGTATTGAAAGGCTTTTTTATGTAATTGTCAGATTTCAAATGTTGATACCCTTGAGTGTTGttctctttgtaaaaatcaGTAAAATTGAGGTGACTTCCATTTATGTATTCCAGAAGCTGCAATTTCGTTTGCGTGGGTGGGAagggaaataatattttatgtattcCGGAAGCTGCAAGttcgtttttctttttgtttcagaACCTCTGATAAAATGCTGAGGTTCTTGAATATGCATCTATTCGAAGGTTATGGAGTAATTTCTAATTACAAATTATGAAAACTACTCCATAACTTCGAATAGGATGTATTTCAAGGTGGTTTCTCTTGTGCGTGACCTTCATAGGTCCTGCACCGTGAGAAACAAACACACCTCCTACAACCACGGCCGATTCCTCTATCACACCCTCCGGCTACTGTGCAATTGCAGGGATCCCTTTCATGTTCTTTGACACACCCCCTCATTAATTTCACACGTGctagaaaacagaaaatataacaaaacaatgtgtctatgaCCAGATTTGGAGATGAAATAGTTGTCTTTCAATGACATGACTTCGTTGGTTCCAGGAGGGGAAGAAGGAGTCAACATGATACTTTTTGCATTTGGTGCACCCTCACATATTTGACCTTTCATTTTAATCGCACAGCTCAAAAAACTTTTTCATTGTGCAGGACCTATGAAGGTCATGCATAGTAAAAGTAGGGGTGAAAATAGGTCAGGCCGGTCTACAGGAGTATATACATAAAGTCTAACCTGAATTGACCTATTTacttaaaatgttagatttaggcttttttaaaagcctattaaattaaatagatcagGCTTAGACTTATTAAACAGCCTTATAAGTCTGATAGAccgacttatatatatatatacttatattattttttgggtatcaatatataatattattttttggatacaattaatttttttttaaactatcaaactttgattacacattCCTGTTCCATAACTTTCATGTAAGACTTTgattacaatttaggtgtgagtcatgtgtCTTTTATATTCCTCagactttcctttttttttttttttaactttcctatcctactccataaaatattaaaaatttattgtgaaTTATTGTGAAGAAGGCTTTTAAAGAGGCTATTAGGTCAGACCAAGCTTTTAAAGAGGTCAGACCGAgtcaaaataaaagcctttgatagATTATAacctcaaagattcatcgtagGCTAGACTCAGACCTTTCAAACCTGACCAACTTTTTCTTcatgaaaaataacaaaagaaaaatgctatattggaat from Glycine soja cultivar W05 chromosome 8, ASM419377v2, whole genome shotgun sequence includes:
- the LOC114423465 gene encoding syntaxin-51-like, which produces MASSDSWMKEYNEAVKLADDINGMISERSSFPASGPETQRHASAIRRKITILGTRLDSLQSLLSKVPAKTEKEMNRRKDMLANLRTKVNQMASTLNMSNFANRDSLLGPEIKSDAMSRTVGLDNSGLVGLQRQIMKEQDDGLEKLEETVISTKHIALAVNEELNLHTRLIDDLDQHVDVTDSRLRRVQKNLAVLNKRTKGGCSCLCMLLSVIGIVGLVVVIWLLVKYL